A genome region from Alicyclobacillus acidocaldarius subsp. acidocaldarius DSM 446 includes the following:
- the queC gene encoding 7-cyano-7-deazaguanine synthase QueC, with amino-acid sequence MAKAVVILSGGLDSATCMGIAHAAGYELCPITFDYGQRHRIELESAKKVAAFYGVKDHRIVSIDFLRQIGGSALTDESIDVPTEGVSREIPVTYVPGRNLLFLAIAASYAEVIGAEAIYIGVNALDYSGYPDCRPEFIEGVEHVLRIGTKAGVEGRPIRIETPLLHWTKGEIVRKGLELGVPYELTTSCYQGGEVACGECDSCRLRLKGFAEAGAKDPIPYRPGFND; translated from the coding sequence ATGGCAAAGGCTGTGGTGATTCTGAGCGGGGGGCTCGACAGCGCGACGTGCATGGGCATTGCGCACGCCGCGGGCTACGAGCTTTGTCCCATCACGTTTGACTACGGGCAGCGGCACCGCATTGAGCTCGAGTCGGCGAAAAAGGTGGCGGCGTTCTACGGCGTCAAGGACCACCGCATCGTGTCCATCGACTTTCTGCGCCAGATAGGCGGGAGCGCCCTGACCGATGAATCCATCGACGTCCCGACGGAGGGCGTGTCCCGCGAGATTCCGGTGACCTACGTGCCCGGGAGAAACCTGCTGTTTCTCGCCATTGCGGCGTCGTACGCGGAGGTCATCGGGGCGGAAGCCATCTACATCGGCGTGAACGCGCTTGATTACAGCGGCTACCCGGACTGTCGGCCGGAGTTCATCGAGGGCGTGGAACATGTGCTGAGAATTGGCACGAAGGCGGGCGTCGAGGGGCGGCCCATTCGCATCGAGACGCCGCTTCTGCACTGGACGAAGGGCGAGATTGTGCGCAAGGGGCTGGAACTCGGCGTGCCGTACGAGCTCACGACGTCGTGCTACCAGGGCGGCGAGGTGGCGTGCGGCGAGTGCGACAGCTGCCGGCTGCGCCTGAAGGGGTTTGCGG